One Purpureocillium takamizusanense chromosome 1, complete sequence genomic window carries:
- a CDS encoding uncharacterized protein (TransMembrane:12 (i113-137o143-166i178-195o201-224i236-260o266-288i358-382o394-413i425-445o451-473i485-508o514-533i)~EggNog:ENOG503NWFD~COG:G): MDSAMLRTLVEVQSRASAHGGGSGGDEASHPLAAPAKAVPRTYPGAPHVRGDSVELQRLPTHGQAAAGTGTDSFGDGDVEMSRPSTPTSGGGTAAPVATIATVWHPFMNRFRLLAMCLTNLGNALSDGAAGALIPYMEKYYNIGYGVVSLIFVGQALGFVVAALVLDTLRNRLGRARLLGLGQAMMTLAYVPLVAEAPFVLVVFAFFFVGFGIAVNVAMGNTFCGGLHNGTLMLGLLHGCYGVGGIAGPLVATALVTVAHAVWARYYIITLGISLLTLVLTLWTFWGYEKEEADEEKEQRRRQQQRRQRERRESSGSGSASGEQQQQMPGTTEVSSPPSPSPSPPPLLSMFTALRLRVVLLGAVFIFAYQGAEVSISGWVISFLIHGRGGDPSSVGYVSAGFWAGITLGRFFLSAAGAQRLGEKRFVYGLVAGALAFQLLVWWVPNVVGDAVAVSVVGLLLGPIYPCAAAVFMRGMASRDVLSGMGTISACGSLGGAVAPFITGLLAQAVGTSVLHPIVIFLFVVMLLCWYGVPLEDKRTE; this comes from the exons ATGGACTCGGCCATGCTGCGGaccctcgtcgaggtgcagtcccgcgcctcggcccacggcggcggcagcggcggcgatgaggcgtCGCACCcgctcgcggcgccggccaaggCCGTGCCGAGGACGTACCCGGGCGCGCCTCACGTCCGCGGCGATTCGGTCGAGCTGCAGCGGTTGCCGACGCACGGAcaagcggccgccggcaccggcaccgacTCTTtcggagacggagacgtcGAGATGAGCCGGCCgagcacgccgacgagcggcggggggacggccgcccccgtcgcgaCCATTGCGACCGTGTGGCATCCGTTTATGAACCGCTTCCGCCTGCTGGCCATGTGCCTCACGAACCTGGGCAACGCGCTGAGCGatggcgcggccggcgcgctgATTCCCTACATGGAAAA ATACTACAACATCGGCTacggcgtcgtctcgctcATCTTCGTCGGCCAGGCGCTGGGCttcgtcgtggcggcgctggtccTCGACACGCTGCGCAACCGGCTCGGGCGAGCGCGGCTGCTCGGGCTGGGCCAGGCCATGATGACGCTCGCGTACGTGCcgctcgtggccgaggcgccgttCGTGCTCGTCGTattcgccttcttcttcgtcggcttcggcatcgccgtcaacGTCGCCATGGGCAACACGTTTTGCGGCGGCCTGCACAACGGCACGCTCATGCTCGGCCTGCTGCACGGGTGCtacggcgtcggcggcatcgcgggccccctcgtcgccacggcgctcgtcaccgtcgcgcACGCCGTGTGGGCGCGCTACTACATCATCACGCTGGGCATCAGCCTGCTGACGCTCGTATTGACGCTCTGGACGTTTTGGGGCtacgagaaggaggaggcggacgaggagaaggagcagcggcggcggcagcagcagagaaggcagcgggagcggcgcgaGTCGTCTGGCTCCGGCTCCGCGAgtggcgagcagcagcagcagatgccgGGCACCACTGAagtgtcgtcgccgccgtcaccgtcaccgtcaccgccgcctctgctgAGCATGTTCACGGCGCTGAGGCTGCgcgtggtgctgctgggcgccgtcttcatcttcGCGTAccagggcgccgaggtgtCCATCTCGGGCTGGGTCATCTCCTTCCTGATccacgggcgcggcggggacCCCTCGTCGGTCGGCTACGTGTCGGCGGGCTTCTGGGCGGGCATCACGCTGGGGCGCTTCTTcctgtcggcggccggggctcAGCGCCTGGGCGAGAAGCGCTTCGTCTACGggctcgtggccggcgcgctggcctTCCAGCTGCTCGTCTGGTGGGTGCCCAACgtcgtgggcgacgccgtggccgtgtccgtcgtcggcctcctgcTCGGGCCCATATACCcgtgcgccgcggccgtcttcATGCGCGGCATGGCGTCGCGCGACGTGCTGAGCGGCATGGGCACCATCAGTGCGTGCGGgagcctgggcggcgcggtggcgcCCTTCATCACCGGTCTGCTGGCCCAGGCCGTGGGCACGTCGGTGCTACACCCCATCGTCATCTTCCTGTTTGTCGTGATGCTGCTGTGCTGGTATGGGGTCCCGCTCGAAGATAAGAGAACCGAGTAG
- a CDS encoding uncharacterized protein (COG:E~EggNog:ENOG503P0BF), which yields MGSINPSDTPALATNPRFIFFTDFDGTVTTADSNDYMTDNLGYGRERRVQGNKDVLFGGVHFRDSFQEMMDSIKTPYPECVATLLKNIKLDPGFKEFYAWSRENNVPIVILSGGMQPIIRALLDNLLGEGQWDIQIVSNDVRARDGKTLDQEGGWRIEFHDDSIHGHDKSIEIRKYSSLPNRPTMFYAGDGVSDLSAAKETDLLFAKADKDLVTWCENEKVPFVTFRDWTSITQTVKDIAEGKITVQDAARGRI from the exons ATGGGCTCCATCAATCCCAGCGACACGCCGGCGCTCGCCACGAACCCGCGGTTCATCTTCTTCACCGACTTTGACGGCACCGTCACGACGGCCGACTCCAACGACTACATGACGGACAACCTGGGCTAcgggcgcgagcgccgcgtccaggGCAACAAGGACGTGctcttcggcggcgtccactTCCGCGACTCGTTCCAGGAGATGATGGACAGCATCAAGACACCGTACCCCGAGTGCGTCGCCACGCTCCTCAAGAACATCAAGCTCGACCCGGGCTTCAAGGAGTTTTACGCGTGGTCGCGCGAGAACAACGtgcccatcgtcatcctcagcggcggcatgcAGCCCATCAtccgcgcgctgctcgacaacctgctcggcgagggccagtGGGACATTCAGATTGTCAGCAACGACGTGCGCGCCCGTgacggcaagacgctcgaccAGGAGGGCGGCTGGCGCATCGAGTTCCACGACGACAGCATCCACGGCCACGACAAGTCCATTGAGATCCGCAAGTACTCGTCCTTGCCCAACAGGCCCACCATGTTTtacgccggcgacggcgtgtcGGATCtgtcggcggccaaggagaCGGACCTGCTGTTTGCAAAGGCCGACAAGG ATCTCGTCACCTGGTGCGAAAATGAAAAGGTGCCCTTCGTCACGTTCCGCGACTGGACGAGCATTACGCAGACGGTCAAGGACATTGCCGAGGGCAAAATCACCGTccaggacgccgcccgcggccgcatcTAA
- the SHE9 gene encoding sensitivity to high expression protein she9 (COG:S~TransMembrane:2 (o257-277i382-405o)~BUSCO:EOG09264LJU~EggNog:ENOG503NZZI), with product MQPFGRSVAQAAWAHGRRLLLTDRATFRPTLAAATTSDALQPNRSLCSPCSGRGAIASRLRLYSTQPPPDNSEKVHKVNAESDPPAPDSLPQASELPSSMDRRRSDFNQKFSHLMDNLQSRVLTASHTLNDITGYSSIDRIKAENESLEVQLADAQSRVRTARQAYKTSNTKRATTQREVTTLLARKDSWSPHDLERFTELYRADHVLEGEVASAQESLTEAEADEQKLSQRLSAGILKRYHEEQIWSDRIRRASTWGTWGLMGMNFVLFVVLQFVAEPWRRRRLVKGVVAEEKAVLEEVRNELSAVKLSLAKKDEERVRRQEQELGAELSTPVAALQDVSGAQDEGPEGTWRDIILDPGRWQSAVQDLGSERRIDLRMRDASVLALEAALAGAAVAGSIALLLARGA from the coding sequence ATGCAGCCCTTTGGTCGCTCGGTTGCGCAAGCAGCCTGGGCTCATGGCCGACGGCTGCTCCTCACGGATCGGGCCACGTTCCGGCCGACTCTGGCAGCAGCTACTACCTCGGATGCCCTCCAACCGAACAGGTCCCTCTGCTCGCCGTGCAGCGGTCGCGGGGCCATTGCTTCCCGGTTGCGCCTCTACTCGACGCAGCCGCCTCCAGACAACAGCGAAAAGGTCCACAAGGTCAACGCCGAATCCGatccgccggcgcccgactCTCTCCCGCAGGCGTCGGAGCTCCCCTCGAGCATGGATCGCCGACGCAGCGACTTCAACCAAAAGTTCAGCCACCTCATGGACAACCTCCAGTCTCGTGTGCTGACCGCCTCGCACACCCTCAACGACATCACGGGCTACTCGTCCATCGATCGTATCAAAGCCGAGAACGAATCCCTCGAAGTGCAGCTCGCCGATGCGCAGTCACGCGTGCGGACTGCCCGGCAGGCCTACAAGACGTCCAACACCAAGCGCGCTACGACGCAGCGCGAGGTGACGACGCTCCTTGCGCGCAAGGACTCGTGGTCGCCGCACGACCTGGAGCGCTTCACGGAGCTGTATCGCGCCGACCacgtgctcgagggcgaggtcgccAGCGCGCAGGAGTCCTtgaccgaggccgaggccgacgagcagaAGCTCAGCCAGCGCCTCAGCGCAGGCATCCTCAAGCGCTACCACGAGGAGCAGATCTGGAGCGACAGGATACGCAGGGCCAGCACCTGGGGCACGTGGGGCCTCATGGGCATGAACTTTGTGCTCTTCGTGGTGCTGCAGTTTGTCGCCGAGCCCTGGCGCCGAAGGCGGCTCGTCAAAGGCGttgtcgccgaggagaaggccGTGCTAGAGGAAGTTCGCAACGAGCTCTCGGCAGTGAAGCTGAGTCTCGCCAAGAAGGATGAGGAACGGGTTCGCCGGCAAGAGCAGGAACTCGGCGCGGAGCTGTCTACCCctgtggcggcgctgcaagACGTCTCTGGTGCCCAAGACGAGGGGCCCGAGGGCACATGGCGGGACATCATACTAGACCCTGGACGGTGGCAGTCGGCCGTTCAAGACCTGGGTAGCGAGAGGAGGATAGACTTGAGAATGAGGGACGCGTCCGTGCTGGccctggaggcggcgctggcgggtGCTGCGGTGGCCGGGAGCATAGCGCTGCTTCTGGCTCGGGGAGCGTAG